In Desulfobacteraceae bacterium, the genomic window GTCCAGAAAGGCCGCCGAGGTCCCGTAATAGTTTCCGTAAACCTCCGCCCACTCGGCCCAGCCGCCTTTTTCGAGGCGTGCGCAGAAATCTTCGCGGGAGATAAAGAAATAATCCACCCCATCGCGCTCTCCCTTGCGCGGCGACCGGGTGGTGGCCGAAACGGAGTATTTCAGGGCCGGAAAGCGCTCCCGCAGGGCCTGGCAGAGGGTGGTTTTGCCGGCACCGGAGGGTGCCGAAAGGATGAAAAGCGTCCCCCGGCGACGGTTAAACGGCGGCTCCCCGCGATGTTCTGGTGGCGTTTGATCGCTTGTCATAATCCAAACCCGGGCGGCCCGCCCCCCCGGATCCGCGCTGGCTTTCAAGACCCGGCCCATGTCAAACGCCCGCGGGCCGCAACCG contains:
- the gmk gene encoding guanylate kinase; this translates as MTSDQTPPEHRGEPPFNRRRGTLFILSAPSGAGKTTLCQALRERFPALKYSVSATTRSPRKGERDGVDYFFISREDFCARLEKGGWAEWAEVYGNYYGTSAAFLDRALAAGEDVLLDIDVQGTRQILRMYPDCVTIFIMPPSLEALRERLEKRGTDSLEVIEKRLVSAREEMAQKDLYRHVVVNDSLPEALAELTRLVAAEAHR